The Sorangiineae bacterium MSr11954 DNA segment CAAGGCCGAATACCTCGATACGCTCTCGCGGGCGGCCGACAAGATTCCCGTGTTCGTGACGGAGTTCGGCACGCAAACGTACACGGGTGACGGCGGAAACGACTTTACCCAATCGCAGAAGTACATCGACCTGATGGCGGCCAAGAAGATCAGCTGGGCGAACTGGAACTACTCCGACGACTTCCGCTCGGGCGCCGTCTTCAAGGAGGGCACCTGCCCCAACGGCCCCTACTCCGGTACAGCACCACTGAAGCCCGCCGGGGTCTGGGTCCGCGACCGCATCCGAACGCCCGACGATTTCTGAGGTCCGTTCTCACCGACACCCCCTCACAGGGAAGATCGACCGGCGCCCGACGGTATATGCTCGGCATACACGTATGAGAGCTCGTTGGGCGTCGGTTGGTTTCTTGGTCCTCATGGCGACGATCGGCTGCGGCAGCTTGCGCGGGCGGGCCGATAGCGCGTTCGAAAAGGGAGATTACGAGGGCGCCGCGCGCGATTACGCGCAGGTGGTGGCGCAAGATCCGACCGATCAAGAGGCCAGGGCCAAGCTCGCCCAGGCACGTGAGAAGATTTTTCTCGGGCTCTTGGCCGAGGTCGCCGAATCCAAGCGCACCGGCGACAAGGAGCGCGTGTTCTCGGCCTTGGGCCGTCTTCTGGATCGGGCCCGCGGCTGGAACGATCCGGGGAGCCCCGCCATTCAGAAGCGCACCCACGACGAGGTGGCGTGGGCGGAGGAGCAAATCGGCATCGAGTGCGGCGCGCTCCTCGCGCGCCATGCCCCGCTCTTGGCCGAAGATCAGCTGGAGGCGCGCGATCGGCAAGTGCTGCGCCACTTCCCGGGCTCCACCGTGAAGAGCGTGATCACCGATACGATTCACGAGTATGCCGAGACGCAGTGCAAGCGCCTCGCGCCGGCCAACCCCGCCGCGAGCCCCTACTTCGCCGATTTGGTCGGCAAGTACTGCGCGCATTTTCACGTGACCACGGCGCGCGTGCCGGTCCTGCCCTACCATGTCTCGCGCGTGGTGCTCGCCGGTCAGGTGGACGGCCTCTCGCTCGAAGGGCGCGACGCGTTTGCCACGGCGGTGCAAAAGGGGCTCGAGCGATCGAGCTTCTGGGATCCGCGCGCGGAGGCGCCGGCCATCGTGACGGTCAGCGGGAAGAACCACGCGGCGTTCAGCTCGCGCAAAATGACCCTCTCGCGGCCGTGGGTGGAGCGCATTCCGTATCAGGCCATGGAGGAGTACCAAGAGTCGTATACCGAATACTATCCGGACACCGAAACCTATTACGACACCGAGCATTACACGGAGTTCGAGACGTACACGCACTCGTGCGGCGACGGCAAAAACACGTGCACCGATACGCGCCCGGTGAGCAAGACACGCCAGGTGCCGCGCACGCGCCAGGTGACCAAATCACGCACCGCGTACCGAACGAAGACGCGCCCGGTCACCCGCTACCGCGAGGAGGATCGGGTGTTCGCGTTCGAGGCCACCGAGCGCTCCGGCAACTACGAAGTGGACGTGGCGGCGCACATCGATTTCAAACAAGGCGTCGCCCCCTTCGCCGTGCACCTGTCGAACACCAAGAGCGACAGCGGCATCGATCACGACTCGTCGTTTCCGCCGGCCGGCGTGTCGCCATCGCGCTCCAATTTGCAGACGCGCGACGCGTTCTGGCTCGAGCAGCTGCCCACCATCACCCAGCGGACCACGCTCTCCGCCCACAGCCATTGGGTGGCCCTCTTTTGCTCGCAATCGACGTACAGCTCCGACGAGGCGGCGCGCTGCTATTACGTCCCCGCGGCCGAGCGCCCCAAGGCCGCGCGCGACGTGCTCTTCGGATCGTTCGGGCCCGATATCGACAACGTTCAACGCCTCTGACGGGGCCGCGCCGCGCTGGGGCCGAGGGCTCCCGGCGTTCGCCACGAGGGCGCGGGTCGGAGCTCAGACGTGGATGCGGCTCGCCTGCGTCAGGGCGAGGCCGCGCGTGATTTGGCTGCGCAGGATGCGGCGCCCGACCCGCACGGCCACGCGGCGACCGCCGGGCACCAAGCGGCGCGCGATTTCCATGGTGGAGATGGCCGGCGAGATGGCGAAGACGGCGTATTTCCAGCGGTCGTCCGGGAGGCCGAGCGCGTCGGCGGCCACGTCGCCCATGATGGACCGCGAGAGCCCGCCGCGCAGGGCGCAGAGGATGGCGGTGGCGCGGCGCTCGAAGGGCGTGGTGCCGTAGGCGAGCGGGAAGTAGACGAGGGCGGAGGCCAGCGCGCGGCTGTCCTCGTCGGGATCGGGTTGGCTGGCGCCGAGCAGTCGGAGGTAGCGTTTGCCCTCCCGGTAGTTGCGCGGCAAGAGCTTTTCGTCGACCCCCATCACATAACCGACATAGCGCCAGAAGTGCATGATGGCTTCGCGCTCGCGCCGCGAGTGCAAAATACCGAGCACGCGCAACGATAGAAGATATGTCGTGGAGAATTGAAGGTTCGTCCCCAAAAGGTCACTTTG contains these protein-coding regions:
- a CDS encoding tetratricopeptide repeat protein translates to MATIGCGSLRGRADSAFEKGDYEGAARDYAQVVAQDPTDQEARAKLAQAREKIFLGLLAEVAESKRTGDKERVFSALGRLLDRARGWNDPGSPAIQKRTHDEVAWAEEQIGIECGALLARHAPLLAEDQLEARDRQVLRHFPGSTVKSVITDTIHEYAETQCKRLAPANPAASPYFADLVGKYCAHFHVTTARVPVLPYHVSRVVLAGQVDGLSLEGRDAFATAVQKGLERSSFWDPRAEAPAIVTVSGKNHAAFSSRKMTLSRPWVERIPYQAMEEYQESYTEYYPDTETYYDTEHYTEFETYTHSCGDGKNTCTDTRPVSKTRQVPRTRQVTKSRTAYRTKTRPVTRYREEDRVFAFEATERSGNYEVDVAAHIDFKQGVAPFAVHLSNTKSDSGIDHDSSFPPAGVSPSRSNLQTRDAFWLEQLPTITQRTTLSAHSHWVALFCSQSTYSSDEAARCYYVPAAERPKAARDVLFGSFGPDIDNVQRL